The following coding sequences lie in one Silene latifolia isolate original U9 population chromosome 5, ASM4854445v1, whole genome shotgun sequence genomic window:
- the LOC141657278 gene encoding uncharacterized protein LOC141657278 isoform X4 produces the protein MVTTLIVTNCVLRASVKAPVLRASLFSRLHNLSAETALVVGFPNEILTFALNITIRNQLTLIWIRKIFPLCMEDEGMKKLSHKYANAALSYLSQQGHDFNLVLADYYQPAVVGGGVRIHHNFQAKRPNDPPQLTETFFCQLFYHRGRDYNLRDLTVECCVSLGRSDSLPKKRDNYGCGYCTIFTYHPKNGCDGLIWGRSGQ, from the exons ATGGTAACGACACTAATCGTTACGAATTGCGTTCTAAGAGCATCAG TCAAAGCGCCGGTTCTAAGAGCATCCCTGTTCAGCCGTCTGCACAACTTAAGCGCAG AAACGGCCCTCGTTGTAGGTTTCCCAAACGAAATCCTAACATTTGCTCTAAATATCACAATCAGGAACCAGCTTACCCTAATCTGGATCCGGAAGATATTCCCACTATGTAT GGAAGACGAAGGAATGAAAAAGTTGTCTCATAAATATGCAAATGCTGCCTTATCATACCTAAGTCAACAG GGTCACGACTTTAACCTGGTCTTGGCTGACTATTATCAACCAGCAGTTGTTGGTGGCGGGGTTAGGATTCATCACAACTTCCAGGCTAAGCGGCCAAATGACCCTCCTCAGCTCACCGAGACCTTTTTCTGTCAATTGTTTTATCATAGAGGTCGTGATTATAATTTGCGTGATTTGACTGTTGAATGCTGCGTCTCTTTGGGAAGATCTGACTCTCTACCCA AGAAGCGAGATAATTATGGGTGCGGATATTGTACCATATTTACTTATCACCCTAAAAATGGCTGTGATGGGTTAATTTGGGGACGTTCAGGTCAATAG
- the LOC141657278 gene encoding uncharacterized protein LOC141657278 isoform X2 yields the protein MSERCKDGNDTNRYELRSKSISQSAGSKSIPVQPSAQLKRRNGPRCRFPKRNPNICSKYHNQEPAYPNLDPEDIPTMEDEGMKKLSHKYANAALSYLSQQGHDFNLVLADYYQPAVVGGGVRIHHNFQAKRPNDPPQLTETFFCQLFYHRGRDYNLRDLTVECCVSLGRSDSLPKKRDNYGCGYCTIFTYHPKNGCDGLIWGRSGQ from the exons ATGTCTGAGCGTTGCAAGGATGGTAACGACACTAATCGTTACGAATTGCGTTCTAAGAGCATCAG TCAAAGCGCCGGTTCTAAGAGCATCCCTGTTCAGCCGTCTGCACAACTTAAGCGCAG AAACGGCCCTCGTTGTAGGTTTCCCAAACGAAATCCTAACATTTGCTCTAAATATCACAATCAGGAACCAGCTTACCCTAATCTGGATCCGGAAGATATTCCCACTAT GGAAGACGAAGGAATGAAAAAGTTGTCTCATAAATATGCAAATGCTGCCTTATCATACCTAAGTCAACAG GGTCACGACTTTAACCTGGTCTTGGCTGACTATTATCAACCAGCAGTTGTTGGTGGCGGGGTTAGGATTCATCACAACTTCCAGGCTAAGCGGCCAAATGACCCTCCTCAGCTCACCGAGACCTTTTTCTGTCAATTGTTTTATCATAGAGGTCGTGATTATAATTTGCGTGATTTGACTGTTGAATGCTGCGTCTCTTTGGGAAGATCTGACTCTCTACCCA AGAAGCGAGATAATTATGGGTGCGGATATTGTACCATATTTACTTATCACCCTAAAAATGGCTGTGATGGGTTAATTTGGGGACGTTCAGGTCAATAG
- the LOC141657278 gene encoding uncharacterized protein LOC141657278 isoform X3, translated as MVTTLIVTNCVLRASVKAPVLRASLFSRLHNLSAVETALVVGFPNEILTFALNITIRNQLTLIWIRKIFPLCMEDEGMKKLSHKYANAALSYLSQQGHDFNLVLADYYQPAVVGGGVRIHHNFQAKRPNDPPQLTETFFCQLFYHRGRDYNLRDLTVECCVSLGRSDSLPKKRDNYGCGYCTIFTYHPKNGCDGLIWGRSGQ; from the exons ATGGTAACGACACTAATCGTTACGAATTGCGTTCTAAGAGCATCAG TCAAAGCGCCGGTTCTAAGAGCATCCCTGTTCAGCCGTCTGCACAACTTAAGCGCAG TAGAAACGGCCCTCGTTGTAGGTTTCCCAAACGAAATCCTAACATTTGCTCTAAATATCACAATCAGGAACCAGCTTACCCTAATCTGGATCCGGAAGATATTCCCACTATGTAT GGAAGACGAAGGAATGAAAAAGTTGTCTCATAAATATGCAAATGCTGCCTTATCATACCTAAGTCAACAG GGTCACGACTTTAACCTGGTCTTGGCTGACTATTATCAACCAGCAGTTGTTGGTGGCGGGGTTAGGATTCATCACAACTTCCAGGCTAAGCGGCCAAATGACCCTCCTCAGCTCACCGAGACCTTTTTCTGTCAATTGTTTTATCATAGAGGTCGTGATTATAATTTGCGTGATTTGACTGTTGAATGCTGCGTCTCTTTGGGAAGATCTGACTCTCTACCCA AGAAGCGAGATAATTATGGGTGCGGATATTGTACCATATTTACTTATCACCCTAAAAATGGCTGTGATGGGTTAATTTGGGGACGTTCAGGTCAATAG
- the LOC141657278 gene encoding uncharacterized protein LOC141657278 isoform X1 codes for MSERCKDGNDTNRYELRSKSISQSAGSKSIPVQPSAQLKRSRNGPRCRFPKRNPNICSKYHNQEPAYPNLDPEDIPTMEDEGMKKLSHKYANAALSYLSQQGHDFNLVLADYYQPAVVGGGVRIHHNFQAKRPNDPPQLTETFFCQLFYHRGRDYNLRDLTVECCVSLGRSDSLPKKRDNYGCGYCTIFTYHPKNGCDGLIWGRSGQ; via the exons ATGTCTGAGCGTTGCAAGGATGGTAACGACACTAATCGTTACGAATTGCGTTCTAAGAGCATCAG TCAAAGCGCCGGTTCTAAGAGCATCCCTGTTCAGCCGTCTGCACAACTTAAGCGCAG TAGAAACGGCCCTCGTTGTAGGTTTCCCAAACGAAATCCTAACATTTGCTCTAAATATCACAATCAGGAACCAGCTTACCCTAATCTGGATCCGGAAGATATTCCCACTAT GGAAGACGAAGGAATGAAAAAGTTGTCTCATAAATATGCAAATGCTGCCTTATCATACCTAAGTCAACAG GGTCACGACTTTAACCTGGTCTTGGCTGACTATTATCAACCAGCAGTTGTTGGTGGCGGGGTTAGGATTCATCACAACTTCCAGGCTAAGCGGCCAAATGACCCTCCTCAGCTCACCGAGACCTTTTTCTGTCAATTGTTTTATCATAGAGGTCGTGATTATAATTTGCGTGATTTGACTGTTGAATGCTGCGTCTCTTTGGGAAGATCTGACTCTCTACCCA AGAAGCGAGATAATTATGGGTGCGGATATTGTACCATATTTACTTATCACCCTAAAAATGGCTGTGATGGGTTAATTTGGGGACGTTCAGGTCAATAG